The proteins below come from a single Oscillospiraceae bacterium genomic window:
- the aroF gene encoding 3-deoxy-7-phosphoheptulonate synthase, protein MIIVLKQHAPADKVEAFCKELNGMGYQINDSVGSDTHILGLIGDTKALAESWVLANPVVETCRRVSEPYKKANRKFHPDDTVVDVGGHKIGGGYFAVMSGPCSVESKEQITFVAQRVQAAGASILRGGAFKPRTSPYSFQGLRAEGLELLQEARAVTGQPIVTELMNNEHIPLFLDAKVDMIQIGARNMQNFELLKAVGKLDVPVLLKRGLSSTLEELVMSAEYIMAEGNPNVVLCERGIRTFETSMRNTLDISAVPMLKKMTHLPVVIDPSHAAGIAFMVPALAQAAVAVGADGLMIETHNDPAKAKSDGAQSLTPDQFDTLMATIKPELEFFGKTLN, encoded by the coding sequence ATGATTATCGTACTGAAACAGCACGCCCCCGCCGACAAGGTCGAAGCCTTCTGCAAAGAGCTCAACGGCATGGGGTATCAGATCAATGATTCCGTCGGCAGCGACACCCACATTCTGGGCCTGATCGGCGATACCAAGGCCCTTGCCGAAAGCTGGGTGCTGGCCAACCCGGTCGTCGAGACCTGCCGCCGCGTGTCCGAGCCGTACAAAAAGGCCAACCGCAAATTCCACCCGGATGACACCGTGGTCGATGTCGGCGGTCACAAGATCGGCGGCGGCTACTTTGCCGTCATGAGCGGCCCCTGCAGCGTTGAGAGCAAGGAGCAGATCACCTTTGTGGCGCAGCGGGTGCAGGCCGCCGGGGCCAGCATCCTGCGCGGCGGCGCGTTCAAGCCGCGCACCAGCCCCTACAGCTTTCAGGGCCTGCGCGCCGAAGGTTTGGAGCTGCTGCAGGAGGCCCGCGCAGTCACCGGCCAGCCCATCGTGACCGAGCTGATGAACAACGAGCATATCCCGCTGTTTCTGGACGCCAAGGTCGATATGATCCAGATCGGCGCGCGCAACATGCAGAACTTTGAGCTGCTCAAGGCGGTCGGCAAGCTGGATGTACCGGTGCTGCTCAAGCGCGGCCTTTCCTCCACCTTGGAGGAGCTGGTCATGAGTGCTGAGTACATCATGGCCGAGGGCAACCCCAATGTCGTGCTGTGTGAGCGCGGCATCCGCACCTTTGAGACGAGCATGCGCAACACGCTGGATATTTCCGCCGTGCCTATGCTGAAAAAGATGACCCATCTGCCGGTCGTGATCGACCCGAGCCACGCCGCCGGCATCGCCTTTATGGTACCCGCACTGGCACAGGCCGCCGTGGCAGTCGGTGCGGACGGCCTGATGATCGAGACCCACAACGACCCCGCCAAGGCCAAGAGCGACGGTGCCCAGAGCCTGACCCCCGACCAGTTCGACACGCTGATGGCCACCATCAAGCCGGAGCTGGAGTTCTTCGGGAAAACGCTGAACTAA